The following proteins are encoded in a genomic region of Streptococcus equi subsp. equi:
- a CDS encoding membrane protein codes for MSQLHQEVMLEKVNYLVKDHPSSHTTKYDMKVPSLYKFYIFFFSIIASLLTVAVPFFADTANSVQSQNLYIGMMLTKGQIPYSDLFTTGGFLFFVLIALSYHLGTTVWLVLVQALCFYLTGVYFYKLIHYVTGIQKVALGFTAIYYLLSISLGFGGLYAIQLALPFVLVSLWFLTKYFAGLVKDEAFILFGFAAAIAMLIEPRTLLFWLLACIAIIAYNVSQKHFARGFYQLLAAIFGMLLVFYTAGYFILNLQILSPYLEQALVYPFSYFVTGDLSLILGLTVQLGLVLGLGLLTGLLTFMKQPKLESDLAMKWLLVFVVFSYAGIAAISHDFHTYHLLPLLPYALILLSSSVGRQYEAGLRMVSHRRRKGKNGARRVIAIYLNKHFYVPAIIMLGAVFGTAYQYVTSSAINQERSQIAHYLRQRLTEDQPIYVWDDTSKIYLETQAKSASQFASPFVNLKKESHQQMLEDELLQNKAVYIVVNKQKALPKAVKKIVTANYKIDRKIDVKGFSLYQKK; via the coding sequence TTGAGTCAATTACATCAAGAAGTTATGCTGGAAAAGGTCAATTATTTGGTGAAAGACCACCCATCGTCACATACGACTAAGTATGACATGAAGGTCCCTAGTTTATATAAATTTTATATCTTTTTCTTTAGCATCATAGCGAGCTTGCTTACGGTTGCGGTTCCTTTTTTTGCAGATACTGCAAATAGCGTTCAGTCACAAAATTTATACATCGGAATGATGTTGACTAAAGGTCAGATTCCATATAGTGACTTGTTTACAACAGGAGGCTTTCTGTTTTTTGTGCTCATAGCTTTGAGCTATCACTTGGGAACAACGGTATGGTTGGTACTTGTTCAAGCGCTGTGCTTTTATTTGACAGGTGTTTATTTCTATAAATTAATCCATTATGTGACAGGTATTCAGAAGGTGGCTTTAGGTTTTACAGCTATCTATTACCTATTGTCTATTAGTCTTGGATTTGGTGGCTTATATGCGATCCAGCTTGCCCTGCCTTTTGTCTTGGTATCGCTTTGGTTTTTAACCAAGTATTTTGCTGGCTTGGTAAAGGACGAGGCCTTTATTCTCTTTGGCTTTGCAGCGGCAATAGCCATGCTAATTGAGCCTAGGACGCTTCTTTTTTGGCTGCTTGCCTGCATTGCGATTATTGCTTATAATGTGTCTCAAAAGCATTTCGCTCGAGGCTTTTATCAGCTGTTAGCAGCTATTTTTGGAATGCTTTTGGTGTTTTATACAGCAGGCTATTTTATCCTCAATTTACAGATTTTGAGTCCTTATTTGGAGCAGGCGCTTGTTTATCCGTTTAGTTATTTTGTGACAGGTGATTTATCGCTGATTCTCGGTTTAACAGTCCAATTAGGACTTGTTCTTGGCTTGGGACTGTTAACGGGGCTGCTGACGTTTATGAAGCAGCCTAAGCTAGAGTCTGATCTTGCTATGAAATGGCTACTAGTCTTTGTTGTGTTTAGCTATGCTGGTATTGCGGCTATATCGCATGATTTTCATACTTATCACCTACTGCCTTTACTGCCTTATGCTTTGATCTTGCTATCAAGCTCTGTTGGCCGACAATATGAGGCAGGACTTAGGATGGTTAGTCATCGTCGTCGTAAGGGGAAAAATGGTGCGAGACGGGTTATTGCTATTTATCTAAATAAGCATTTCTACGTGCCAGCAATCATAATGCTAGGAGCGGTTTTTGGCACAGCTTATCAGTATGTGACCAGCTCTGCTATTAATCAAGAGCGTTCTCAGATTGCTCACTATCTAAGACAGAGGCTAACGGAGGACCAACCCATCTATGTATGGGACGATACGTCAAAAATTTACCTGGAAACGCAGGCCAAGTCAGCTTCACAGTTTGCCTCACCCTTTGTTAATCTGAAAAAAGAGAGTCATCAACAGATGTTAGAGGATGAGCTACTACAGAATAAGGCAGTCTATATTGTGGTCAACAAGCAAAAAGCATTACCAAAGGCAGTCAAGAAAATAGTGACAGCTAATTATAAAATTGACAGAAAGATTGATGTTAAGGGCTTTAGCCTATATCAGAAAAAATAA
- a CDS encoding Ortholog of S. aureus MRSA252 (BX571856) SAR1694, which yields MTHNHDHEHEVITLVDEQGNEALFEILLTIDGREEFGKNYVLLVPAGSQEDESGEVEIQAYSFTENEDGTEGDLQPIPEDSDAEWDMIEEVFNSFLDEE from the coding sequence ATGACACATAATCATGATCACGAACACGAAGTCATTACACTTGTCGATGAGCAAGGAAATGAAGCATTGTTTGAAATTTTATTAACCATCGATGGACGTGAAGAATTCGGTAAAAACTATGTTTTACTAGTTCCTGCTGGTTCGCAAGAGGATGAATCAGGAGAGGTTGAGATTCAGGCCTATTCATTTACAGAAAATGAAGACGGAACAGAGGGTGATTTACAGCCAATTCCAGAGGATTCAGACGCTGAGTGGGATATGATTGAGGAAGTCTTTAATAGCTTCTTAGACGAAGAGTAA
- the yrrK gene encoding Holliday junction resolvase, whose translation MRIMGLDVGSKTVGVAISDPLGFTAQGLEIIRINEDKQDFGFDRLAELVKQYQVDRFVIGLPKNMNNTSGPRVEASKAYGDKIEELFHIPVSYQDERLTTVEAERMLIEQADISRGKRKKVIDKLAAQLILQNYLDCNY comes from the coding sequence ATGAGAATAATGGGACTTGATGTCGGTTCTAAGACCGTCGGTGTGGCAATTAGTGATCCACTTGGTTTTACTGCCCAAGGACTAGAGATTATTAGGATCAATGAAGATAAACAGGATTTTGGCTTTGATAGATTAGCTGAGCTTGTTAAGCAATATCAGGTTGATCGATTTGTCATTGGCTTGCCAAAGAATATGAATAACACTAGTGGCCCACGTGTTGAAGCAAGTAAGGCTTATGGAGATAAGATTGAGGAGCTCTTTCACATTCCAGTTTCTTATCAAGATGAGCGCTTGACAACTGTTGAGGCAGAGCGTATGTTGATTGAGCAGGCAGACATCAGTCGTGGTAAACGTAAAAAAGTAATCGATAAGCTGGCTGCGCAGCTGATTTTACAGAATTATTTAGATTGTAACTATTAA
- a CDS encoding hypothetical cytosolic protein, with protein MGFTDETVRFNLDDGDKKQISETLTAVYHSLDEKGYNPINQIVGYVLSGDPAYVPRYNDARNQIRKYERDEIVEELVRYYLQGNGIDIR; from the coding sequence ATGGGATTTACAGATGAAACAGTCCGCTTTAATTTAGACGATGGTGATAAAAAGCAGATTAGCGAAACGCTGACGGCAGTTTATCATTCACTAGATGAAAAAGGCTACAATCCGATTAATCAAATTGTAGGTTATGTACTAAGCGGGGACCCAGCTTATGTTCCTCGTTACAATGATGCTCGCAACCAAATTCGTAAATATGAGCGCGATGAGATCGTAGAAGAGCTTGTTCGCTATTATTTGCAAGGAAATGGAATAGATATTAGATGA
- the spxA_3 gene encoding transcriptional regulator Spx, producing MIKIYTISSCTSCKKAKTWLNAHKLPYKEQNLGKEPLSREEILAILSKTENGVESIVSSKNRYAKALNCDIDELSVNEVIDLIQDNPRILKSPILIDDKRLQVGYKEDDIRAFLPRSIRNIENAEARLRAAL from the coding sequence ATGATAAAAATTTACACGATTTCAAGTTGTACGAGCTGTAAAAAGGCTAAAACCTGGCTGAATGCCCATAAGCTCCCATATAAAGAACAGAATTTAGGAAAAGAACCTCTTTCAAGAGAAGAAATTTTAGCTATTTTATCAAAGACTGAAAACGGTGTGGAGAGTATTGTCTCTTCTAAAAATCGTTATGCCAAAGCCTTAAATTGTGATATTGACGAGTTAAGCGTAAATGAGGTTATTGATTTGATTCAGGATAATCCCCGTATTTTAAAAAGTCCGATTCTTATCGATGACAAGCGTCTTCAGGTGGGCTACAAGGAAGACGATATTCGTGCCTTTTTACCTCGTTCTATTCGTAATATTGAAAATGCAGAGGCGCGTTTACGCGCTGCCTTATAA
- the recA gene encoding recombination protein: MAKKVKKNEEITKKFGDERRKALDDALKNIEKDFGKGAVMRLGERAEQKVQVMSSGSLALDIALGAGGYPKGRIIEIYGPESSGKTTVALHAVAQAQKEGGIAAFIDAEHALDPAYAAALGVNIDELLLSQPDSGEQGLEIAGKLIDSGAVDLVVVDSVAALVPRAEIDGDIGDNHVGLQARMMSQAMRKLSASINKTKTIAIFINQLREKVGVMFGNPETTPGGRALKFYASVRLDVRGTTQIKGTGDQKDSSIGKETKIKVVKNKVAPPFKVAEVEIMYGEGISRTGELIKIASDLDIIQKAGAWFSYNGEKIGQGSENAKRYLADHPELFDEIDHKVRVKFGLLEDTEESAAADTVAAKADELVLELDDAIEIED; this comes from the coding sequence TTGGCAAAAAAAGTTAAAAAAAATGAAGAAATCACCAAAAAATTTGGTGATGAACGTCGTAAAGCACTTGATGATGCGTTAAAGAACATCGAAAAAGATTTTGGTAAGGGTGCGGTTATGCGCCTTGGTGAGCGTGCAGAGCAAAAGGTTCAGGTGATGAGTTCAGGCAGTCTTGCTTTAGACATTGCGCTTGGAGCAGGTGGCTATCCTAAAGGGCGTATTATTGAAATCTATGGACCAGAGTCTTCTGGTAAAACAACAGTTGCCCTGCATGCAGTAGCGCAGGCTCAAAAAGAAGGTGGTATTGCAGCCTTCATTGATGCGGAGCATGCCTTGGACCCTGCTTATGCTGCGGCGCTGGGTGTTAATATTGATGAGCTGCTTTTGTCACAGCCGGATTCTGGTGAGCAAGGACTTGAGATAGCAGGTAAACTGATTGATTCTGGTGCTGTTGATTTGGTTGTTGTCGACTCTGTTGCAGCTCTAGTGCCTCGTGCTGAGATTGATGGTGATATTGGTGATAACCATGTTGGCTTGCAGGCTCGTATGATGAGTCAGGCGATGCGTAAGCTTTCAGCCTCAATCAATAAAACCAAGACAATTGCGATCTTTATTAACCAGCTGCGTGAAAAGGTAGGGGTTATGTTTGGTAATCCAGAGACGACACCAGGTGGTCGTGCTTTGAAATTCTATGCCTCTGTCCGTCTGGATGTTCGTGGAACAACACAAATAAAAGGAACTGGAGATCAAAAAGACAGTAGTATTGGTAAGGAAACCAAGATTAAGGTTGTTAAGAATAAGGTTGCTCCGCCATTTAAGGTGGCTGAGGTTGAAATCATGTATGGAGAAGGCATCTCACGTACAGGTGAGCTGATTAAAATTGCTTCAGATTTAGACATTATTCAAAAGGCTGGTGCTTGGTTCTCTTATAACGGTGAAAAAATTGGTCAGGGCTCTGAAAATGCCAAGAGATATTTGGCTGATCACCCAGAGCTGTTTGATGAGATTGACCATAAGGTGCGTGTTAAATTTGGCTTGCTTGAAGATACTGAGGAAAGTGCAGCTGCAGATACAGTTGCAGCCAAAGCAGATGAGTTGGTTTTAGAGCTAGACGATGCCATTGAAATTGAGGATTAG
- the yfaY gene encoding competence damage-inducible protein A, which produces MKAELIAVGTEILTGQIVNTNAQFLSEKMAELGIDVYFQTAVGDNEERLLSVIDIASQRSDLVILCGGLGPTDDDLTKQTLAKYLGKALVFDEQAGQKLDAFFAHRKQAARTPNNQRQAQLIEGSIALQNQTGLAVGGLITVDRVTYVVLPGPPSELKPMVKNELVPLLSASHASLYSRVLRFFGIGESQLVTALEDLIKHQTDPTIAPYAKTGEVTLRLSTKADNQALADERLNRLEAQLLSIRTVDNQPLRRLLYGYGEDNSLARETFELLKRSGKTITAAESLTAGLFQAQLTDFAGASQVFNGGFITYSIEEKARMLGIPLGELQRHGVVSSFTAEQMAAQARCLTNSDIGIGLTGVAGPEALEGQPAGTVFIGLATKNKVESLKVVIGGRSRLDVRYIAALYAFNMVRKTLLKSENLL; this is translated from the coding sequence ATGAAAGCTGAACTCATTGCGGTGGGAACCGAGATTCTGACTGGTCAGATTGTGAATACCAATGCTCAATTTTTATCAGAAAAAATGGCGGAGCTTGGTATTGATGTTTATTTTCAAACAGCTGTAGGAGATAATGAAGAGCGTTTGCTTTCTGTTATTGATATTGCTAGCCAGCGAAGTGATTTAGTGATTTTATGTGGTGGTCTTGGTCCAACAGATGATGATCTAACGAAGCAGACCTTAGCTAAGTATCTGGGAAAAGCTTTGGTCTTTGATGAGCAGGCAGGTCAAAAATTAGATGCTTTTTTTGCACATCGTAAGCAGGCTGCTAGGACACCAAATAACCAACGTCAGGCGCAGCTGATTGAAGGCTCTATTGCTTTGCAAAATCAAACAGGACTTGCAGTAGGTGGGTTAATAACTGTAGATAGGGTAACCTATGTTGTCTTACCAGGGCCTCCAAGTGAGCTAAAGCCTATGGTAAAAAATGAGCTGGTGCCCCTTCTTTCAGCTAGTCATGCCAGTCTATATTCAAGAGTGCTGCGTTTTTTTGGCATTGGTGAAAGTCAACTGGTGACTGCTCTGGAGGATTTGATTAAGCATCAAACAGATCCTACTATTGCTCCTTATGCAAAGACCGGCGAGGTAACACTGCGACTATCCACAAAGGCTGACAACCAAGCATTAGCTGATGAAAGGCTGAATCGACTAGAGGCGCAGCTCTTATCCATAAGAACTGTAGATAATCAACCCTTACGGCGTTTGCTTTATGGCTATGGGGAGGATAATTCCTTGGCGCGTGAGACCTTTGAGCTATTGAAGCGAAGTGGTAAGACGATAACAGCAGCTGAAAGCTTAACAGCAGGACTGTTTCAAGCTCAGTTAACTGATTTTGCGGGAGCTTCACAGGTGTTTAACGGTGGCTTTATCACCTACAGCATTGAAGAAAAAGCAAGAATGCTTGGCATTCCATTGGGTGAGCTACAAAGGCATGGTGTTGTGAGCTCTTTTACAGCTGAGCAAATGGCTGCACAGGCACGCTGCTTGACCAATTCAGATATCGGTATTGGTCTAACAGGTGTTGCTGGTCCAGAGGCACTCGAGGGACAGCCAGCAGGAACAGTTTTCATTGGCCTTGCCACTAAGAATAAGGTAGAATCTCTTAAAGTTGTTATAGGAGGCCGTAGCCGTTTGGACGTGCGGTATATTGCTGCCCTATATGCTTTTAATATGGTTCGTAAAACTTTATTAAAATCAGAGAATTTGCTATAA
- a CDS encoding membrane protein — protein MLTLKNIINRYYMYYVFLIVVIWIGMFFVRWDTTVAGVLLYPLIMKQVFIVLGVVAMIMAIISRKIVLGIFGLLCCAAFWINLFLAFYLLPGLLGN, from the coding sequence ATGTTAACCTTAAAAAATATTATCAATCGATACTACATGTATTATGTATTCCTTATTGTTGTGATCTGGATTGGGATGTTTTTTGTACGATGGGATACTACTGTGGCTGGTGTATTACTCTATCCACTGATTATGAAGCAGGTATTTATCGTACTAGGAGTAGTTGCGATGATAATGGCCATTATTTCTAGAAAAATTGTTCTTGGAATTTTTGGTTTACTATGCTGTGCTGCTTTTTGGATTAATCTTTTCTTAGCTTTCTATCTATTACCTGGACTTTTGGGAAATTAG
- the slaA_2 gene encoding phosphlipase A2 SlaA encodes MKKRLAFILVAFGILGFSLGNEVLAADTAPASATMATDSDVSFYNGELLKKYLVQSGDRLYFDYDKAIQDKVSDGVIDMGFLVETISEDYSQQTFTSRKYFKAGWQLYGNYCGPGHNGNHFTLPVIDVLDQGCQNHDSCYRWGAGIGANCECNRQLVNYIKVYRRWMPAHALGVADAIRVYFETVGAIGC; translated from the coding sequence ATGAAGAAACGTTTAGCATTTATATTAGTTGCTTTTGGTATTTTGGGATTTAGTTTAGGAAATGAAGTTTTAGCTGCAGATACTGCACCTGCAAGTGCAACTATGGCAACAGATAGTGATGTGAGTTTTTACAATGGAGAACTGTTGAAAAAATATTTGGTCCAAAGTGGTGATAGATTGTATTTTGATTATGACAAAGCTATTCAAGATAAAGTTTCTGATGGTGTAATAGATATGGGATTCCTTGTTGAGACAATTAGTGAGGACTATTCACAACAAACGTTTACCTCTCGAAAGTATTTCAAGGCAGGATGGCAGCTTTATGGTAATTATTGTGGACCTGGCCATAACGGAAATCATTTTACTTTACCTGTTATTGATGTTTTAGATCAAGGCTGTCAAAATCATGACAGTTGTTATCGATGGGGAGCTGGGATTGGTGCAAATTGTGAATGCAATCGTCAGTTAGTAAATTACATTAAAGTATATCGACGGTGGATGCCAGCTCATGCCTTGGGGGTTGCTGATGCTATTAGAGTATATTTTGAAACGGTAGGTGCTATTGGATGTTAA
- a CDS encoding DNA-binding protein produces MRWDYGKIYQAIRKSKGLTQEKICGDFLARSTLARIESGQVIPKFDTMIFLLNQLNMTLEEFRYVCNTYHPSTRQDILNQFYNQVSAVNITELEKLRQKCFNYLKNKNDIPISYILDSVEVMISLRKKGVKNNQDLQELAYKIWNSLVKQDTWYEKDLQLLHTILFHFPIEIIENISQKS; encoded by the coding sequence ATGCGTTGGGATTACGGTAAAATTTATCAAGCTATACGAAAATCTAAAGGATTAACACAAGAAAAGATCTGTGGAGACTTTTTAGCTCGTTCTACACTAGCTCGTATTGAAAGCGGACAAGTCATTCCTAAATTTGATACAATGATTTTTTTATTAAACCAACTCAATATGACACTGGAAGAGTTTAGATATGTCTGCAACACTTATCATCCTAGCACAAGGCAGGACATTTTAAACCAATTTTATAATCAGGTATCAGCTGTAAATATTACTGAATTAGAAAAATTACGTCAAAAATGCTTCAATTACCTTAAAAATAAAAATGATATTCCCATTTCTTATATTTTAGATAGTGTCGAAGTCATGATAAGTCTTAGGAAAAAAGGCGTTAAAAACAATCAAGATTTACAAGAGCTAGCTTATAAAATCTGGAATTCCCTCGTAAAACAAGATACTTGGTATGAGAAAGATTTACAATTACTACATACCATTCTTTTTCACTTTCCTATCGAAATAATTGAAAACATCAGTCAAAAATCCTAG
- the tag gene encoding DNA-3-methyladenine glycosylase I yields MKRCAWVPQDNKLYCDYHDLEWGRPVYDDRALFELLCLESYQSGLSWLTVLKKRPAFRSVFHHYDISAVASFSEQEMAAALQNAAIIRHKPKLIATVNNAAAVQRIQQEYGSFSSYLWNFVGGQPIDRLVNDDNPAPAQTALSLKLSKDLKKRGFKWLGPTTVYSFMQAAGLVNDHEENCEFR; encoded by the coding sequence ATGAAACGTTGCGCATGGGTACCACAAGATAATAAGCTTTATTGTGATTACCATGACTTGGAGTGGGGAAGGCCTGTCTATGATGATCGCGCTCTTTTTGAGCTGCTTTGTCTTGAAAGCTATCAGTCAGGCTTATCTTGGTTAACTGTTTTGAAAAAACGTCCAGCCTTCAGAAGTGTTTTTCATCATTATGATATCTCAGCTGTGGCAAGCTTTAGTGAGCAGGAAATGGCTGCTGCCCTGCAAAATGCAGCAATTATCCGACACAAGCCAAAGCTAATAGCCACTGTCAACAATGCAGCGGCAGTCCAGCGCATCCAACAAGAGTATGGTAGCTTTTCCAGCTATCTTTGGAACTTTGTAGGAGGTCAGCCAATTGACAGGCTTGTCAACGATGACAACCCAGCGCCCGCTCAAACAGCCCTATCTCTCAAGCTATCTAAGGACTTGAAAAAACGTGGCTTTAAGTGGCTAGGACCAACAACTGTTTATTCCTTTATGCAGGCAGCAGGATTGGTCAATGACCATGAAGAGAACTGTGAGTTTAGGTAG
- the ruvA gene encoding Holliday junction DNA helicase RuvA, translating to MYDYIKGQLTKITAKYIVVEANGLGYMITVANPYSFTDCVNQQVTIYLHQVIREDAQLLFGFHSEEEKDVFLKLISVSGIGPTTALAIVAVDDNRGLVNAIDNSDITYLMRFPKIGKKTAQQMVLDLAGKFVEAPKEESSKPPKAKQQGNEQLDEAVEALLALGYKATELKKIRAFFEGTSETAEQYIKSALKMLMKG from the coding sequence ATGTACGATTATATTAAAGGTCAGCTAACAAAAATTACTGCAAAGTATATTGTGGTAGAAGCAAATGGTTTAGGCTATATGATAACTGTTGCCAATCCTTATAGCTTTACAGACTGTGTCAACCAGCAGGTAACGATCTATCTTCATCAGGTGATCAGAGAAGATGCTCAGCTGCTGTTTGGTTTTCACAGTGAGGAAGAAAAGGACGTTTTTTTGAAGCTGATTTCGGTATCAGGTATCGGACCGACGACTGCCCTAGCTATTGTAGCTGTAGATGATAATAGAGGACTCGTCAATGCCATTGATAATAGTGATATTACATATTTGATGAGGTTCCCTAAAATCGGAAAAAAAACAGCTCAGCAAATGGTGCTTGATTTAGCAGGTAAGTTCGTTGAAGCACCTAAGGAGGAAAGCAGCAAGCCCCCTAAAGCCAAGCAACAGGGGAATGAACAGCTTGATGAGGCTGTCGAAGCCCTATTAGCCCTTGGATATAAGGCGACAGAGCTAAAGAAAATTCGAGCCTTCTTTGAGGGAACAAGTGAGACAGCTGAGCAGTATATCAAATCAGCTCTGAAAATGCTAATGAAAGGCTAG
- the mdtH gene encoding transporter protein → MREFFQLPKQIQIRQFVRFITITLGSSIFPFMAMYYTSYFGAFWTGILMMVTSFTGFIGTLYGGHLSDAIGRKKVIMLGSVASTLGWLLTILANVPKTVLPWLTFVGILLVELASSFYAPAYEAMLIDLTDDSNRRFVYTINYWFINIAIMLGAGISGLFYDRYFLELLIALLIINIVCFGIAYRYFGETRPEHYRFEHGIGILAGFANYRQVFKDRAFVLFTIGTILFSSIWLQMDNYVPVHLKLYFEETDVLGIHLTSSKMLSLMVFTNTLLIVLLMTVINRLTARWRLLPQLVIGSVIFAFGMLLSFTFTGFFAIWCSVVVFTIGEMLNVPANQVLRAEMMDQSKIGSYTGFVSMAQPLGAILAGLLVSLSHFTGQAGVQLAFVLIACVGLYVIVLSAKMKKKV, encoded by the coding sequence ATGCGAGAATTTTTCCAGTTACCTAAGCAAATACAAATTCGGCAATTTGTGCGCTTTATTACCATTACGCTTGGCAGTAGTATCTTTCCTTTTATGGCGATGTACTATACAAGCTACTTTGGCGCCTTTTGGACAGGCATACTAATGATGGTGACTAGCTTTACAGGCTTTATTGGGACCTTATATGGAGGTCATTTGTCAGATGCTATTGGTCGTAAGAAGGTAATTATGCTTGGTTCAGTTGCGAGCACCTTAGGCTGGCTGCTGACCATTTTGGCCAATGTTCCAAAGACGGTTCTTCCTTGGTTGACCTTTGTGGGAATTTTGCTGGTTGAGCTTGCTTCCAGCTTTTACGCTCCTGCCTATGAGGCTATGCTGATTGATTTAACAGATGATAGCAATCGTCGCTTTGTTTATACCATTAATTACTGGTTTATTAATATAGCCATTATGCTTGGTGCAGGTATTTCAGGACTTTTTTATGATCGGTATTTCTTAGAACTGTTGATTGCTTTACTGATTATTAATATCGTCTGCTTTGGTATTGCCTATCGTTATTTTGGTGAAACGAGGCCTGAGCATTACCGCTTTGAGCATGGTATTGGTATTCTAGCAGGTTTTGCTAACTACCGGCAAGTCTTTAAGGATCGCGCTTTTGTGTTATTTACTATAGGGACGATTTTATTTAGCAGTATTTGGTTGCAGATGGACAATTACGTTCCGGTTCACCTTAAGCTGTATTTTGAAGAGACTGATGTGCTCGGTATTCATCTGACTAGCTCAAAAATGCTGTCACTGATGGTCTTTACCAATACCTTGCTGATTGTGCTGTTGATGACAGTTATTAATCGCTTGACAGCAAGGTGGAGATTATTACCACAGCTGGTGATCGGATCGGTTATTTTTGCCTTTGGTATGCTGTTGTCATTTACATTTACTGGCTTTTTTGCTATTTGGTGTTCAGTTGTGGTGTTTACCATTGGTGAAATGCTAAATGTCCCTGCCAATCAAGTGTTAAGAGCAGAAATGATGGATCAGTCTAAAATTGGCTCCTACACAGGCTTTGTCTCGATGGCCCAGCCTTTGGGAGCTATTCTAGCAGGTTTGCTGGTTTCTCTTAGTCATTTTACAGGACAGGCTGGTGTTCAGCTAGCATTTGTTTTGATTGCCTGTGTGGGGCTTTATGTGATTGTTTTATCTGCGAAAATGAAGAAAAAGGTGTAG